The genomic window TACATGGGCCCGAAGTATCCTGAGAAGTACGTGCCGATGGAGCAGCGACACTAGTACCGAGTACCGGGTACCGAGTGGAAGGATGCGGCGGGCTGCGGCCCGCCGCGACGTTTTATGTGCAAGGCGTGGTCCCCCGACTCCTCGCGCCGCGCGCTCGTCGCTCGGAATGACAGCGATGTCTCTGGAGAGGCCGTAAAATAGACATATGCGCAGGGTGTACCTGGACAATAACGCGACGACGCCAGTGCTGCCGGCGGTGCTCGAGGCGATGAGGCCCTACCTGGAGGGGGAGTTCGGCAACGCGGCCTCCATCCACTGGTACGGGCAGCAGGCGCGGGCGGCGGTGGAGCGGGCGCGGGAGCAGGTGGCGGCGCTGATCGGGGCGCGTCCGGCGGAGATCGTGTTCACGTCGGGCGGGACGGAGGGCGACAACAAGGCGATCTTCGGAGTCTGCGAGGCGGGCGACCACGTGGTGACGTCGAAGATCGAGCACGCCGCGGTACGGAACTCGTGCCAGGAGCTGGAAAAGCGAGGAATCGAAGTCACGTACCTGGGAGTGGACAGCCGCAGCCTGGTCGATCCGGACGACGTGCGGAAGGCGCTGCGGCCGAACACGAAGCTGATCTCGATCATGTACGCGAACAACGAGACGGGGTCTATCCAGCCGGTGGAGGAGATCGGGAAGATCGCGGGCGAGGCCGACGTGTGGTTCCACACCGACGGTGTGCAGGCGGCGGGGAAGATCGCGGTGGACGTGGAGAAGATCGGGTGCGACATGCTGGCGATCTCGGGGCACAAGCTGCACGCGCCGAAGGGTGTGGGCGCGCTGTACGTGCGCAAGGGGTCGGTGGTGCGGCCGCTGATGTACGGCGGGACGCACGAGCGCGGGCGCAGGCCGGGCACGGAGAACGTGCCGGGGATCGTCGGGCTGGGAAAGGCGTGCGAGATCGCGAAGCAGGCGGTGGAAGACGGGACAATGGCGCGGGTGGCCGAGCTGCGCGACCGGCTGGAGCAGAGCATCCTGCGGACGATCGAAGAATGCGGGGTGAACGGCGAGGGCGCGCCGCGCGTGCCCAACACGTCCAACGTCTTCTTCGACCACATCGAGGGCGAGCCGCTGCTGATCGCGCTCGACCTGAAGGGCGTGGCCGTGGCGACGGGCGCGGCGTGCTCCAGCGGCGCGATCGAGCCCAGCCCGGTGCTGCTGGCGTTGGGGCTGGGCGCGCAGCGGGCGCGCGGGTCGATCCGGTGGAGCCTTTCGAAGCTCACAACCGCCGAGGACATTGAGTATGCGTTGACCGTGGTGCCGGAGGCGGTGGCGCGGTTGAGGGAGATATCGCCGACGTGGAGGCGGGCGCCGGCGGCGACGCGGTAACACCTACCAGAGACCACAGAGAGCGCAGAGGTTCACAGAGAAAGCCGGCGGGCGAGTCGCCCGCCTCCACATGAGTCTCGAATGAAGAAGCAGCAGACCATCGCGGTGGCGATGTCGGGCGGGGTGGATTCCTCGACCGCGGCGGCGATGCTGCGCGCGGAGGGGCACGCGCTGGTCGGGCTGACGATGCAGCTGTGGAACCAGAAGCGGCTGGCCGGGAAGAACGGGATGACCGAAGAGGTCACGGGGCGGTGTTGCTCGCTGGACGACGTGTATGACGCGCGGCGCGTGGCGGAGCGGCTGGAGATCCCGTACTACGTGGTGAACCACGAGCGGCGGTTCGAGCAGGACGTGGTGAAGCCGTTCGTGGCGGAGTATCTCAGCGGGCGGACGCCGATCCCGTGCTCGCTGTGCAACAGCCACATCAAGTTTGCCGACTTCCTGCGCGAGGCGCAGCAGATCGGGGCGGACAAGATCGCGACCGGGCACTACTCGCGCGTCGAGTACGACGAGGGGCGCGGGCGGTGGCTGCTGCTGCGGCCGAAGGACAAGGCGAAGGACCAGAGCTATTTCCTGTTCGGGCTGACGCAGGCGATGCTGGCGCGGACGCTGTTCCCGCTGGGCCAGCTGACCAAGCCGGAGGTGCGGGCGAAGGCGGAGGAGTACGGGCTGGCGGTGGCGGAGAAGCCGGATTCGCAGGAGATATGCTTCGTCCCGAACGGCGACTACAAGCAGTTCCTCGACGCGTACCTGGCGGAGCAGGGCGAGAGCCTGCCGGACACGGCAGGCGAGCTGGTGAGCGCTTCCGGCGAAGTGATGGGGCGCCACGAAGGCGTCCACAACTTCACGGTCGGGCAGCGAAAGGGGCTGGGGGTGGCGACAGGTTCGCCGCTGTACGTGATCGAACTGCGCGGCGACAAGAAGCAGGTGGTGGTCGGCGGCAGTGAGGACCTGTATGCGAAGAGGATGGTGGTGCGGCGGCTGAACTGGATCGCGATCGAGGAACTGCGGCAGCCGGTGCGGGTGACGGTGAAGATCCGCAATCGGCACGAGCCGGCGGCGGCGACGATCGCGCCTGATGGCGATGCCGTGCGCGTGGAGTTCGACGAGGCGCAGCGCGCGATCACGCCGGGGCAGGCGGCGGTGTTCTATGAGGGGGACATCGTCGTTGGAGGCGGCTGGATCGGGTAGTACCGAGTACCGAGTACGGAGTGAAATCAAAACGGCAGCCGATTTGGCTGCCGTTGTTTTTTTCCGGTACTCGGTACTCGCAACTCGGGACTCAGATGAAGAGTTCTTCGTCTTGCTCGGCGGATTCCTGGTCGCCGCGCATGCGCTTGCCGAAGAAGGCGCCGACGCCGGCGGTGACGCCCTGGATGATGGCGGAGATCTGGCGGACAGGCGAGATGACGGAGTGCTGGACCATCTCGGTGGTCTCTTCGACGCGGTCCATGGCGCGGGAGACGAGCTCGTCGGCGCGGATGATCTGGAGGCGGGTGCGGTCGAGCATGTCGGCGACGGTGACGTCGGCGCGCTCGACCTGGGACTTGAGCGTGGAGGTGACCTCGACGAGGTTGGAGGTGATGGTCTGGAGCTTGGGGCCGGTGTCGGCGAGGATGGTTTGCGCGGACTCGAGCGCGGGCACGGCGCGAGACTGGACCTGCTCGGCCATGACCATCATGCGGGCGCTGGTCTTGCGCAGGGAGATGAAGAGTGCGACCAGGATGCCGGCCTGGATCACGACCGCGACGGACGTGATCGCGATGAACAGCGTCATGAGTTGCGGATCCATCTTCTCACCCTAACGTAGCCTAAAACATGTCAACGATGGTGCGCGCCGGCGAGTGGCCGGCGCCTCCCAGCGTTATTTGTCGGTGGCGGAACGGTACGCGGAGCGGCCCGCCTCGATGGCGGAGCCGATCTGCTCTTTCTGCGCGCGGACGACATCCTTGCCGCGCTCGACCCACTGGTTGGCCTGGTCGCGAGCGTCGCGAGTGCGCTCGCGCGCCCAGTCGCGGCCCTCTTCCGCCTGGCGGAGGAGCTGCTCGCGGGTCTCGCGGCCGGAGCGCGGGGCGTAAAGAACGCCTACGAGTGCGCCGAGGCCGAGTCCCGCCAGGAACCACATGAAGCCATTGCCGTCTCTCTCAGACATAGAACCTCCTGGGGTAGAACTCGAAGAGAGTGATGTTAGCACGGGGGAGTGGGCAGTGGACAGTGGACGGCGGACAGTGGACAAGAGTCGAAAAGGGGCGAGAATCAGGGCTTCTGGGTGGGGCGGAGGATGATCTCGCTGGCGAAGGACTGAGGGGCCTGGGTGGCGAGCATGGCGACGGTGTGGGCGACGTCGGCGGGTTGGAGCATCTTCTTGGGGTCCTTGCCGGTATGCGGGGAGAGCTCGGTATCGACCGAACCGGGGCAGACCACCGAGACGCGGATGTTCTGGCCGCGGAGCTCTTCGGCGACGGAGTAGCTGAGGCCGTTCAAACCCCACTTGGAGGCGGCGTAGGCGGCGCCGTTGGGCAGGGCATTCTTTCCCGCGATGGAACTGATGTTGATGATGTGACCGCCGCGCTCCAGCAGCAGCGGGGTGAAGGCCCGGATGCAGTAGTACACGCCGCGCAGGTTGGTATTGAGGACGGAGTCCCATTCGCCGGGCGACATCTTGTGGAGTGGCCCGCCGAAGCCGCCGATGCCGGCGTTGTTGACGAGGATGTCGAGGCGGGCGAAGGTCTGGCGGAGGCGCTCGGCGGCGCGCTCGACCGAGGCGAGGTCTTGAACGTCGCATTCGAAGGGCTCGGCCCGGCCGCCGGCAGCACGGATCCTGGCGGCGGTGGCCTCGAGGGGCCTAGGAGAACGGCCACAGACGACTACGGCCGCGCCCAGGGTTGCCAAGCGCTCGGCAATGGCGGCTCCGATGCCGCGTCCGCCACCGGTGACCAAGGCGACTTGGGAAGAAAGCGAGGGGGAAGTCATAAGTAGGCGGTGTCAAAAACATCCAGCGAAGCTGCTGGACGCATCATAGTAGGTACAGGAAAGGGTAACACTTTCATAGGACGCAACTTGCCTTAGGTGGAGTGCATTCTTATAATCCACCGTCTGCAAGTCGGCCGGGCTTCGCGCAAGCGAAGGCGGTCCAGGGCGAGAGGGGAGTGCGCGCCCGCGGTCCCAGAGACGTCTTTCCTCAGAGTTCTAGAAGGAGCAAGGGATGAAGAAGGTGCTAGTAGTGCTCGTGCTTGCGGTGGCGGTTGCGGCGATGGCCGCGGCCCAACAGCCCGCGGGGGGCGGAGTGGGGTCCGCGCAGCAGCCAGCGGCAGGCGCGGGGCAGCAGCCCGCCGGCCAGCCGGCGGCCGCACAACCGGCGGCACCGGGGTGCCCGCCAGCTACGCAGCAGAAGAAAGAGATCAAGGACCCGGCGGAATATAACTCGTACGTCGGAGCGCTGCAGGCACCGGACGCGAACCAGAAGATCTCCGGGCTGGAAGACTTCCTGACGCGCTATCCGAACACCGTGGTGAAGGAGGACGCGCTGGAGCAACTGGTGGGCGCATATCAGCAAACCGGCAATGCGCAGAAGACGATCGACGCGGCGAACCGGCTGCTGCAGGCGAATCCGAACAGCTTGGCGGGCCTGGTGATCAGCGTGCTGAACCTGCGCGGGTCGATCTCGGGAGCCAACGACCCGAAGCTGCAGCAGATGCGGGACATGGCGCAGCGCGGGCTGGCGGCGCTGCAATGTGCCCCGAAGCCGGAAGGCATCCCGGATGCGGACTGGACGAAGCGCAAGGCGCTGTTCGGGACGGTGTTCCACGGCGGGTTGGGATTCGCGGCGCTGCAGATGAAGGACTATCCGACCGCGCAGCAGCACCTGAAGATGTCGGTGGAGGCGCAGCCGGAGAACTTCTCTGACGTTTATCCGCTAGCGCTGGCGTTCCTGGAAGCGAGGCCGATCGTGGCGGAAGGACTGTTCTGGGGAGCGCGGGCAGTGCATCTGGCACCGGCGCAGGCGAAGCCGCAGATCACTACCTACGTGCAGAGCCGCTATCGCCGCTTCCACGGCGACGTGGACGGCTGGGACCAGCTGCTGGCGACGGCGGCAAGCAGCCCGACGCCGCCGGCGGGGTTCAACGTGACACCGGCGCCGACCGCAGCGGAGCTGGCAGACAAATGGATGGCGACGACGCCGATCAACAAGCTGAGCCCGGACCAGATCGAAATGATCCTGGGAAGCGGCAACGAGGCAGCGGCGCAGAAGCTGTGGACGGGATTCAAGGGAGTGCCGCAGCAGTTCCAGGGGAAGATCATCGAGGCGCCGTCCAAGACGCAGCTGATGGTCGCGTTCAGCGCGCAGGCGATCGAGGACAATCGCGCCAGCGTGGACCTGACGATGGCAGGCCCCATCCCGGCGAGCATGATGCCAAAACCGGGAGAAATGATCGCGCTGCAAGGCACGCCGGTGAGCTACGAGGTCACTCCGGCGCAGGGCAGCAACCCCGGGGCGGTCGTCATCAAGATGAATGAAGGCGCGCTGCTGACGGCAAAGAAGCCCGCAGGGAAGGCGCCGCGGCGCCGCCGGTAGTCGCTTGGGAAGTGAACAGGGCAGCCCTGAGGGGCTGCCCTGGGTTTTTGAGGGGACGGCCCGTCCGAGGGCGGCCGGGGGCACAACTGCGTTACCGGGCGGCTTTCTTGTCGAAAGCGAAGGGGCGCTCGCCGCGCGGCGGGCGTCGGGTGAGGCCGCGGACCGAGCGGATGTCGAGCTTGAGCTCGGCGATGGTGCGCGAGAGAGTGTTGCGGTGCATCCCCAGCTCGCGCGCGGCGCGGCACTGGTTGCCGCCGTTGTGCTCGAGCACGGTCAGGATGAACCGCTTCTTGAATTCGCGCACGGCCTCCGAGTAGAGGATGCCGCTCTTGTGCATCTGCTGGATGAGCGCTTCGAGTTGGTCCTTCACAGAGCCCCTTCTTTCCTATGAATCCGTGCAACGCCCGCCGAGCGGGCTTAATCTTTTTTGGGCGGGCCGCCGGTGGCGGGCGACTCGGCCGGTTGCTGCTGCGGCGCGAGCTTGTCCTGTGCCGCCTTGCGGATGGCCAGAGCGCCTTCGCGGAACTGGCGACGGACGTCCTCGGGCGTGACCCACGCCAGGGCGCGCGCGCCCACCAGGAAGTAGCGCCCGACGACTGACCCTGCCATCGACTGGGGATGGAAGGCGGCGACGGCGAGCGCGATCACGGCACCGGCCAGCAGGCCGCGCAGCAGGCCGAAGGCGCCCCCGAAGACGCGGTCGACGGGGCGAAGTCCGGCGGACTTGGCGGCGCTGCGGGCGATCTCACCCGCCAGCGAGAACAACAAGCTCGTCAAAATAAAGATCGCGCAAAAGCTGCCGAAGTCTGCGATCGGCTGCGCCTTCACATACTGCAAGAACCACGGCGAAAACTTCGGATACGCCCAGGCGGCGAGCATGAAACCGAGGAGCACGCCGGCCAGGGAGAAGGTCTCGTACAAAAAACCGCGTAGTGCTGCGAGCAGGACCGAGAACGCGACGACCCCGATCAAGATCCAATCGAGGGTGGTCATGAGAACTGCGTCAGGCCGGGAGCTCGCGCCCGGTCAGACGGCGATACGCTTCGATGTACTTCTCGCTGGTCTTGCGGGCGATGTCGTCCGGAAGAGCCGGCGCGGGAGGCTGCTTGTTCCACTTGATGGACTCGAGGTAGTCACGCACGAACTGCTTGTCGAAGGACGCCTGCGCGCCGCCAGGCTTGTACTGGTCGGCCGGCCAAAAGCGGGAGGAATCGGGGGTGAGCACCTCGTCGGCGAGGGTGAGGCCCGCGGCGGTGTGCCCGAACTCAAACTTGGTGTCGGCGATGATGATGCCCTTGGTGAGGGCGTAGTCGGCGGCGGTCTTGTAGATCTTGAGCGTGAGGTCGCGGAGCTGCTCGGAGAGCTCAGGGCCGACGCGCTTGACCATGTCGGCGAAGGAGATGTTCTCGTCGTGGCCGCTCGCGGCCTTGGTGGCCGGAGTGAAGATGGGCTCGGGAAGCTTGTCGGATTCCTTGAGGCCGGCGGGGAGCTTGATGCCGCAGACGGCGCCGGTCTGCTTGTACTCCTTCCAGCCGGAGCCGGAGAGGTACCCGCGGGCGACGCACTCGACGGCCACCATGTCGGCCTTGGCGACGAGCATGGAGCGGCCTTCGAGCTGGTCGCGATACTTCTGGAGCGCGTCCGGGTACTTGGAGACGTCGGCGGTGACGAGATGGTTGGGAACGATCTTCTGCAGGAAGTCGAACCAGAAGAGCGAGAGTTGGGTGAGGACGCGCCCCTTGTGAGGGATGCCGGTGGCCAGGACGTAGTCGAAGGCGGAGATGCGGTCGGTAGCCACGAAGACGAGGTTGCCGTTGAGCGCGTAAACGTCACGCACTTTCCCGGACGCGTGGAGAGGCAGCCCGGGGAAATCGGTGTGCAGCAGGACTTGATCGGCAGTCTTGGGAGTCACGGTGAGAGAGAAAAACTTTTTCGAATAAGCAGAGGAGATTCTAGCGAGGCGACAAAGTTTGTCAACGTTGTGAAAAATTAAACCGTGAGCAGCGGGAAATTATTTTGCTGGAAAAATCTTGACAAGAATGCGCGAGCGGGCGTTTGCACGGGCGAGTGAGAAGAAAAATATTTGTGAAGTGGTCACGGTGGGAGGCGTCGCTGACGGAGAAGCGCTGCCGGCGAGAGGGATTCCTCGACTCGGCGCAGGCAACACCGGCGTGCGCCTGGCTCGGAATGACAAGGTGACGGACCGGTGCCAAGGCCCGCTAAAAATGCGGCCCAGCCCAAGGCGGCCGGGCTACAAGTCCGTTGATCGACTTCATGCTCCAACGGCGGCGGGCCGCGGTTTCTCCTCGTGGTGGCCGAACTTCACGGACAGCACTTTCGAGACACCGGGTTCCTGCATAGTCACGCCGTACATGACCGGAGCCATGGACATGGTCTTCTTGCTGTGGGTGATGAGGACGAACTGCGTCTGGACGCTCATCTCGCGGACGAGCTCGTTGAAGCGACCGACGTTGGCTTCATCGAGCGGAGCGTCGACCTCGTCGAGGATGCAGAAGGGGCTCGGCTGGTACTGGAAGATGCCGACCAGGAGCGCGAGAGCCGTGAGAGCCTTCTCGCCACCGGAGAGCAGCAGGACGTTCTGCAGCTTCTTGCCGGGAGGCGAGGCAACGACGTCGATGCCGGACTCGGCGGAGTTCTCGAGGTCAGTGAGGCGCATGAAGGCCTGGCCGCCGCCGAAGAGCTTGCGGAAGGTGAGCTGGAAGTTCTCGTTGATGCGATCGAAGGCTTCCTGGAACTTCTCCTTGGAGACCTGGTCGATCTCCTTGATGGTGGCCTGGGTGTTCTCGATGGCCGCGATGAGGTCCTTGCGCTGAGTCTCGAGAACGGCGTGGCGGTCGGC from Terriglobales bacterium includes these protein-coding regions:
- a CDS encoding cysteine desulfurase family protein, translated to MRRVYLDNNATTPVLPAVLEAMRPYLEGEFGNAASIHWYGQQARAAVERAREQVAALIGARPAEIVFTSGGTEGDNKAIFGVCEAGDHVVTSKIEHAAVRNSCQELEKRGIEVTYLGVDSRSLVDPDDVRKALRPNTKLISIMYANNETGSIQPVEEIGKIAGEADVWFHTDGVQAAGKIAVDVEKIGCDMLAISGHKLHAPKGVGALYVRKGSVVRPLMYGGTHERGRRPGTENVPGIVGLGKACEIAKQAVEDGTMARVAELRDRLEQSILRTIEECGVNGEGAPRVPNTSNVFFDHIEGEPLLIALDLKGVAVATGAACSSGAIEPSPVLLALGLGAQRARGSIRWSLSKLTTAEDIEYALTVVPEAVARLREISPTWRRAPAATR
- the mnmA gene encoding tRNA 2-thiouridine(34) synthase MnmA; amino-acid sequence: MKKQQTIAVAMSGGVDSSTAAAMLRAEGHALVGLTMQLWNQKRLAGKNGMTEEVTGRCCSLDDVYDARRVAERLEIPYYVVNHERRFEQDVVKPFVAEYLSGRTPIPCSLCNSHIKFADFLREAQQIGADKIATGHYSRVEYDEGRGRWLLLRPKDKAKDQSYFLFGLTQAMLARTLFPLGQLTKPEVRAKAEEYGLAVAEKPDSQEICFVPNGDYKQFLDAYLAEQGESLPDTAGELVSASGEVMGRHEGVHNFTVGQRKGLGVATGSPLYVIELRGDKKQVVVGGSEDLYAKRMVVRRLNWIAIEELRQPVRVTVKIRNRHEPAAATIAPDGDAVRVEFDEAQRAITPGQAAVFYEGDIVVGGGWIG
- a CDS encoding YtxH domain-containing protein codes for the protein MSERDGNGFMWFLAGLGLGALVGVLYAPRSGRETREQLLRQAEEGRDWARERTRDARDQANQWVERGKDVVRAQKEQIGSAIEAGRSAYRSATDK
- a CDS encoding SDR family NAD(P)-dependent oxidoreductase: MTSPSLSSQVALVTGGGRGIGAAIAERLATLGAAVVVCGRSPRPLEATAARIRAAGGRAEPFECDVQDLASVERAAERLRQTFARLDILVNNAGIGGFGGPLHKMSPGEWDSVLNTNLRGVYYCIRAFTPLLLERGGHIINISSIAGKNALPNGAAYAASKWGLNGLSYSVAEELRGQNIRVSVVCPGSVDTELSPHTGKDPKKMLQPADVAHTVAMLATQAPQSFASEIILRPTQKP
- a CDS encoding helix-turn-helix domain-containing protein, yielding MKDQLEALIQQMHKSGILYSEAVREFKKRFILTVLEHNGGNQCRAARELGMHRNTLSRTIAELKLDIRSVRGLTRRPPRGERPFAFDKKAAR
- a CDS encoding CvpA family protein, giving the protein MTTLDWILIGVVAFSVLLAALRGFLYETFSLAGVLLGFMLAAWAYPKFSPWFLQYVKAQPIADFGSFCAIFILTSLLFSLAGEIARSAAKSAGLRPVDRVFGGAFGLLRGLLAGAVIALAVAAFHPQSMAGSVVGRYFLVGARALAWVTPEDVRRQFREGALAIRKAAQDKLAPQQQPAESPATGGPPKKD
- a CDS encoding phosphoribosylaminoimidazolesuccinocarboxamide synthase, with protein sequence MTPKTADQVLLHTDFPGLPLHASGKVRDVYALNGNLVFVATDRISAFDYVLATGIPHKGRVLTQLSLFWFDFLQKIVPNHLVTADVSKYPDALQKYRDQLEGRSMLVAKADMVAVECVARGYLSGSGWKEYKQTGAVCGIKLPAGLKESDKLPEPIFTPATKAASGHDENISFADMVKRVGPELSEQLRDLTLKIYKTAADYALTKGIIIADTKFEFGHTAAGLTLADEVLTPDSSRFWPADQYKPGGAQASFDKQFVRDYLESIKWNKQPPAPALPDDIARKTSEKYIEAYRRLTGRELPA